The following proteins are encoded in a genomic region of Syngnathoides biaculeatus isolate LvHL_M chromosome 15, ASM1980259v1, whole genome shotgun sequence:
- the LOC133513697 gene encoding DENN domain-containing protein 4B-like isoform X2, whose translation MSEDKCPQLVDYFVVAGLDPAGPRRPLDDDARTAGGPGRGAEPVTDVAVIARGLGEEVPQGFTCIDKSLGGHSAELSAGLINNPRLYLCYRRGRDKPPLLDLGVLYEGKERPKAGWYVIETTPYSRSASLSSGAGPAAHRVFLTYRRAPDARGLRSLGVTDIGVLLPGKGEAAPHTFSRVDKNLNTGMWGPAVFVCYKRAVAKANALVYEAGLLSRYPADDLDSFPLPDSVPVFCLPMGVTLECWPVDAKYQLPVFSTFVLTSASGDKVYGAAIQFYEAFPREALSERQSLRLGLLSVVDRRPIPDRGLQAKKSICVLSHWPFFHVFQKFLTFIYRYSVSGPHVLPLEKHISSFMHNVPFPSPQRPRILVQLSPNDNLLLCQPVSSPLPLSGASFLKLLQNLGPGNACTLLLAVLTEHKVLLHSLRPDVLTAVSEALVSMTFPLRWLCPYIPLCPLQMAEVLLAPVPFIVGVHSSYFDSYDPPADVVCVDLDTNAVFQSDDRKPLSWRSLPRKPGKTLFNTLSELHKTLEQICSPGQEEATLEFLLTDFDQMYRRQKQLELDIQEAFLRFMSCLLRGYRAFLLPITQAPSATATDCSSLFNLQGFLKSRERTQLKFFGQLTRTQMFTQFIEECSFVSDRHACLEFFDECVQKVDAEKPEDVRLVDVDESLCGERTVFIMPPEQPTRDDGSECPARYSYDTFPALRAELFDRPLDRLSVPAKGGAPGSPAPRRTKQELKVAQRRAQKCCGSPELWCKCLLGHVYGLWFTYLPTFVRAQSAKVPALHAAYDVLKRMESRKVLLPDEVCYRILMQLCGQYGQPVLAVRVLLEMKKAGITPNTITYGYYNKAVLESKWPSTNRSGRLLWAKLRNAVLAVALFRRPLKLRAATEERGPRPRLPLIRQASWSGLSESSSHESLTGSLAKSSSLSSIKTPAQPANASNRKSGRHDRLSAKPPSAAPATPPSGVPVRRSDICLSSFYADDNEDEDDGGYDAAGRAAGERDDRVPPPGRSLAGRLQRLLTPTRQRAGARRAASAEERRLGASEQRRSRVAETLPAKERLANANSESSLSPASDADSADGPRPARDSWDVGRDGAGIEVSMSSCSRCRSCGFLVYDEEIMAGWTPDDSDLNSRCPFCGAPFVPFLNANIRDLRPLGGDAEGETADEGRTAPPPCDGDEAATDDGAAAVAVAYVSPLVLRKELESLLDHEGEAVLGQPQFLESHCIIFWNLLWFFQRLSLPSHLLQLLPLLAEPAQREGARVRVRLLWDTLSPDPDSWPPLYVLWRLHSGVPVPRFRRRRRNHPFTLSFLEEVLRCVGMNEVHKAVTLFLDTVRKTQHASAPPLRRSVYREFLFLTLAAMGNDHAAAFDKKYKAAYSRLSGVVGKEELRRNRAQPPGAKALDCRRGFRPPLQC comes from the exons TACTTCGTGGTGGCGGGTCTGGACCCCGCCGGGCCCCGGCGACCGCTGGACGACGACGCCAGGACGGCCGGCGGGCCGGGCCGGGGGGCGGAGCCGGTGACGGACGTGGCGGTGATCGCCCGCGGCCTGGGCGAGGAAGTGCCCCAGGGCTTCACGTGCATCGACAAGTCGCTGGGCGGCCACTCGGCCGAGCTGAGCGCCGGCCTGATCAACAACCCGCGCCTCTACCTCTGCTACCGGAGGGGTCGCGACAAGCCGCCCCTGCTCGACCTCGG GGTGCTGTACGAGGGCAAGGAGCGGCCCAAGGCGGGCTGGTACGTGATCGAGACCACGCCCTACAGCCGCTCGGCCAGCTTGAGCTCCGGCGCCGGCCCGGCGGCGCACCGCGTCTTCCTGACGTACCGGCGAGCTCCGGACGCGCGGGGCCTGCGCTCGCTGGGCGTGACCGACATCGGCGTGCTGCTGCCGGGCAAGGGCGAGGCGGCGCCGCACACCTTCAGCCGCGTGGACAAGAACCTCAACACGGGCATG TGGGGTCCTGCCGTGTTCGTGTGCTACAAGCGTGCGGTGGCCAAAGCCAACGCGCTGGTCTACGAAGCCG GTCTGCTGAGCCGCTACCCCGCCGACGACCTGGACTCCTTCCCGCTGCCCGACTCGGTGCCCGTCTTCTGCCTGCCCATGGGCGTGACTCTGGAGTGCTGGCCCGTCGACGCCAAGTACCAGCTGCCCGTCTTCTCCACCTTCGTGCTCACCTCGGCCAGCGGGGACAAG GTGTACGGCGCCGCCATCCAGTTCTACGAGGCCTTCCCCAGGGAGGCTCTGTCAGAGCGCCAGAGCTTGCGTCTGGGCCTGCTCAGCGTGGTGGACCGCCGGCCCATCCCGGACCGCGGCCTGCAGGCCAAAAAGAGCATCTGCGTGCTCTCGCACTGGCCCTTCTTCCACGTCTTCCAGAAGTTTCTCACCTTCATCTACCGATACTCCGTGTCCGGACCGCACGTGCTGCCGCTCGAGAA GCACATCTCCAGCTTCATGCACAACGTCCCCTTCCCGTCCCCCCAGCGACCTCGCATCCTGGTTCAG CTTTCTCCCAACGACAACCTTCTTCTGTGCCAGCCCGTGTCGTCGCCGCTGCCGCTCAG CGGCGCCAGCTTCCTGAAGCTCCTCCAGAACTTGGGTCCGGGCAACGCGTGCACGCTGCTGCTGGCCGTGCTGACGGAGCATAAAGTTCTGCTGCATTCGCTGCGTCCCGACGTCCTGACGGCGGTCAGCGAGGCGCTGGTCTCT ATGACGTTCCCGCTGCGCTGGCTGTGCCCGTACATCCCGCTGTGCCCGCTCCAGATGGCCGAAGTGCTGCTGGCGCCCGTGCCCTTCATCGTGGGCGTGCACTCCAGCTACTTCGACTCGTACGACCCCCCCGCCGACGTGGTCTGCGTCGACCTGGACACCAACGCCGTCTTCCA GTCGGACGACAGGAAGCCGTTGTCGTGGCGCTCGTTACCCCGGAAACCCGGCAAGACCCTCTTCAACACGCTGAGCGAGCTGCACAAGACCCTGGAGCAGA TTTGCTCTCCGGgccaggaggaggcgacgctggAGTTCCTGCTGACGGACTTCGACCAGATGTACCGTCGCCAGAAGCAGCTGGAGCTGGACATCCAGGAGGCTTTCCTGCGCTTCATGAGCTGCCTGCTGCGAGGCTACCGCGCCTTCCTGCTGCCCATCACGCAGGCGCCCTCGGCCACCGCCACCGACTGCAGCTCCCTCTTCAACCTGCAGG GCTTCCTGAAGTCTCGCGAGCGCACCCAGCTGAAGTTCTTCGGGCAGCTGACGCGCACGCAGATGTTCACGCAGTTCATCGAGGAGTGCTCCTTCGTCAGCGACCGCCACGCCTGCCTGGAGTTCTTCGACGAGTGCGTCCAAAAG GTGGACGCGGAGAAGCCGGAGGACGTCCGTCTGGTGGACGTGGACGAGAGTCTCTGCGGCGAGCGCACAGTTTTCATCATGCCGCCTGAGCAGCCCACTCGAGACGACGGATCCGAGTGTCCCGCCCGCTACAG CTACGACACGTTCCCGGCCTTGAGGGCGGAGCTTTTCGACAGGCCGCTGGACCGACTGAGCGTCCCCGCCAAGGGCGGCGCCCCGGGCAGCCCCGCCCCCAGGCGCACCAAACAG GAGCTGAAGGTGGCGCAGCGGCGGGCGCAGAAGTGCTGCGGCTCGCCCGAGCTGTGGTGCAAGTGCCTGCTGGGTCACGTGTACGGCTTGTGGTTCACCTACCTGCCCACCTTCGTGCGGGCGCAGAGCGCCAAGGTGCCCGCCCTACACGCCGCCTACGACGTCCTCAAGCGCATGGAGAGCCGGAAGGTTCTGCTGCCCGACGAG GTGTGTTACAGGATCCTGATGCAGTTGTGCGGCCAGTACGGGCAGCCCGTGCTCGCCGTGCGCGTCCTTCTGGAGATGAAGAAGGCGGGCATCACGCCCAACACCATCACGTACGGCTACTACAACAAG GCGGTGCTGGAGAGCAAATGGCCGTCGACCAATCGGAGCGGACGCTTGCTTTGGGCCAAGCTGAGGAACGCGGTGCTGGCCGTCGCCCTCTTCAGGCGGCCCCTCAAACTGCGAG CCGCGACGGAGGAGCGCGGGCCCCGCCCCCGGCTGCCTCTGATTCGTCAGGCCAGCTGGAGCGGCCTCAGCGAGAGCTCCAGTCACGAATCTCTGACGGGCTCGTTGGCCAAGAGCAGCAGCCTCAGCAGCATCAAGACGCCCGCGCAAC CGGCCAACGCCAGTAACAGGAAGTCGGGGCGCCACGACCGCCTGTCCGCTAAGCCCCCCTCGGCTGCGCCCGCGACGCCCCCGAGCGGCGTCCCGGTCCGTCGCAGCGACATCTGCTTGTCCAGCTTCTACGCGGACGACAACGAAGACGAGGACGACGGAGGATACGACGCGGCGGGAAG AGCGGCGGGCGAGCGCGACGACAGAGTGCCGCCGCCCGGCCGGAGCCTGGCGGGGAGGCTGCAGCGACTCCTGACGCCCACGCGGCAGCGGGCGGGCGCTCGCCGCGCGGCCAGCGCGGAGGAGCGCCGACTCGGAGCTTCGGAGCAGCGACGGTCTCGGGTGGCGGAAACGCTGCCGGCCAAAGAACGCCTCGCCAACGCCAACTCGGAG AGCTCGCTGTCGCCGGCCAGCGACGCGGACTCGGCGGACGGGCCCCGACCGGCGAGGGACTCCTGGGACGTCGGCcgagacggggccgggatcgag GTTTCCATGTCGAGCTGCTCGCGGTGCCGCTCGTGCGGCTTCCTGGTGTACGACGAGGAAATCATGGCCGGGTGGACGCCCGACGACTCCGACCTCAACTCCCGCTGCCCCTTCTGCGGCGCCCCCTTCGTCCCCTTTCTCAACGCCAACATCCGCGACCTCCGACCCCTCGGCGG GGACGCCGAGGGCGAGACGGCCGACGAAGGGCGGACGGCGCCTCCGCCGTGTGACGGCGACGAAGCCGCCACTGACGACGGCGCAGCCGCG GTGGCGGTGGCGTACGTGAGTCCGCTGGTGCtgcggaaggagctggaaagtCTTCTGGACCACGAGGGCGAGGCGGTGCTGGGCCAGCCGCAGTTCCTGGAGAGCCACTGCATCATCTTCTGGAACCTTCTGTGGTTCTTCCAGCGCCTCAGCCTGCCCAGCCACCTGCTGCAGCTGCTGCCCCTCCTCGCCGAGCCCGCCCAG CGGGAGGGCGCCCGCGTGAGGGTGCGGCTCCTGTGGGACACCCTGAGCCCGGACCCCGACTCGTGGCCCCCCCTCTACGTGCTGTGGCGTCTTCACA GCGGCGTGCCCGTGCCGAGGTTCCGGCGGCGCCGCCGCAACCATCCGTTCACGCTGTCCTTCCTGGAGGAGGTCCTGCGCTGCGTGGGCATGAACGAGGTCCACAAGGCCGTCACGCTCTTCCTCGACACCGTCCGCAAGACGCAGCACGCGTCGGCGCCGCCGCTGCGCAG GAGCGTGTACCGAGAGTTCCTGTTCCTGACGCTGGCGGCCATGGGCAACGATCACGCCG CGGCCTTCGACAAGAAGTACAAGGCGGCGTACTCGCGCCTCAGCGGCGTCGTGGGCAAAGAAGAGCTGCGCAGGAATCGGGCGCAGCCGCCCGGCGCCAAGGCCCTCGACTGCAGGCGGGGCTTCCGGCCCCCGCTCCAGTGCTGA
- the LOC133513697 gene encoding DENN domain-containing protein 4B-like isoform X1, which produces MRKRGRRVPPETNASVYLSCLSTNKKGIEEIVSQSQSRDYANARLRPDFLSCGEQSGGGRAGGMSEDKCPQLVDYFVVAGLDPAGPRRPLDDDARTAGGPGRGAEPVTDVAVIARGLGEEVPQGFTCIDKSLGGHSAELSAGLINNPRLYLCYRRGRDKPPLLDLGVLYEGKERPKAGWYVIETTPYSRSASLSSGAGPAAHRVFLTYRRAPDARGLRSLGVTDIGVLLPGKGEAAPHTFSRVDKNLNTGMWGPAVFVCYKRAVAKANALVYEAGLLSRYPADDLDSFPLPDSVPVFCLPMGVTLECWPVDAKYQLPVFSTFVLTSASGDKVYGAAIQFYEAFPREALSERQSLRLGLLSVVDRRPIPDRGLQAKKSICVLSHWPFFHVFQKFLTFIYRYSVSGPHVLPLEKHISSFMHNVPFPSPQRPRILVQLSPNDNLLLCQPVSSPLPLSGASFLKLLQNLGPGNACTLLLAVLTEHKVLLHSLRPDVLTAVSEALVSMTFPLRWLCPYIPLCPLQMAEVLLAPVPFIVGVHSSYFDSYDPPADVVCVDLDTNAVFQSDDRKPLSWRSLPRKPGKTLFNTLSELHKTLEQICSPGQEEATLEFLLTDFDQMYRRQKQLELDIQEAFLRFMSCLLRGYRAFLLPITQAPSATATDCSSLFNLQGFLKSRERTQLKFFGQLTRTQMFTQFIEECSFVSDRHACLEFFDECVQKVDAEKPEDVRLVDVDESLCGERTVFIMPPEQPTRDDGSECPARYSYDTFPALRAELFDRPLDRLSVPAKGGAPGSPAPRRTKQELKVAQRRAQKCCGSPELWCKCLLGHVYGLWFTYLPTFVRAQSAKVPALHAAYDVLKRMESRKVLLPDEVCYRILMQLCGQYGQPVLAVRVLLEMKKAGITPNTITYGYYNKAVLESKWPSTNRSGRLLWAKLRNAVLAVALFRRPLKLRAATEERGPRPRLPLIRQASWSGLSESSSHESLTGSLAKSSSLSSIKTPAQPANASNRKSGRHDRLSAKPPSAAPATPPSGVPVRRSDICLSSFYADDNEDEDDGGYDAAGRAAGERDDRVPPPGRSLAGRLQRLLTPTRQRAGARRAASAEERRLGASEQRRSRVAETLPAKERLANANSESSLSPASDADSADGPRPARDSWDVGRDGAGIEVSMSSCSRCRSCGFLVYDEEIMAGWTPDDSDLNSRCPFCGAPFVPFLNANIRDLRPLGGDAEGETADEGRTAPPPCDGDEAATDDGAAAVAVAYVSPLVLRKELESLLDHEGEAVLGQPQFLESHCIIFWNLLWFFQRLSLPSHLLQLLPLLAEPAQREGARVRVRLLWDTLSPDPDSWPPLYVLWRLHSGVPVPRFRRRRRNHPFTLSFLEEVLRCVGMNEVHKAVTLFLDTVRKTQHASAPPLRRSVYREFLFLTLAAMGNDHAAAFDKKYKAAYSRLSGVVGKEELRRNRAQPPGAKALDCRRGFRPPLQC; this is translated from the exons TACTTCGTGGTGGCGGGTCTGGACCCCGCCGGGCCCCGGCGACCGCTGGACGACGACGCCAGGACGGCCGGCGGGCCGGGCCGGGGGGCGGAGCCGGTGACGGACGTGGCGGTGATCGCCCGCGGCCTGGGCGAGGAAGTGCCCCAGGGCTTCACGTGCATCGACAAGTCGCTGGGCGGCCACTCGGCCGAGCTGAGCGCCGGCCTGATCAACAACCCGCGCCTCTACCTCTGCTACCGGAGGGGTCGCGACAAGCCGCCCCTGCTCGACCTCGG GGTGCTGTACGAGGGCAAGGAGCGGCCCAAGGCGGGCTGGTACGTGATCGAGACCACGCCCTACAGCCGCTCGGCCAGCTTGAGCTCCGGCGCCGGCCCGGCGGCGCACCGCGTCTTCCTGACGTACCGGCGAGCTCCGGACGCGCGGGGCCTGCGCTCGCTGGGCGTGACCGACATCGGCGTGCTGCTGCCGGGCAAGGGCGAGGCGGCGCCGCACACCTTCAGCCGCGTGGACAAGAACCTCAACACGGGCATG TGGGGTCCTGCCGTGTTCGTGTGCTACAAGCGTGCGGTGGCCAAAGCCAACGCGCTGGTCTACGAAGCCG GTCTGCTGAGCCGCTACCCCGCCGACGACCTGGACTCCTTCCCGCTGCCCGACTCGGTGCCCGTCTTCTGCCTGCCCATGGGCGTGACTCTGGAGTGCTGGCCCGTCGACGCCAAGTACCAGCTGCCCGTCTTCTCCACCTTCGTGCTCACCTCGGCCAGCGGGGACAAG GTGTACGGCGCCGCCATCCAGTTCTACGAGGCCTTCCCCAGGGAGGCTCTGTCAGAGCGCCAGAGCTTGCGTCTGGGCCTGCTCAGCGTGGTGGACCGCCGGCCCATCCCGGACCGCGGCCTGCAGGCCAAAAAGAGCATCTGCGTGCTCTCGCACTGGCCCTTCTTCCACGTCTTCCAGAAGTTTCTCACCTTCATCTACCGATACTCCGTGTCCGGACCGCACGTGCTGCCGCTCGAGAA GCACATCTCCAGCTTCATGCACAACGTCCCCTTCCCGTCCCCCCAGCGACCTCGCATCCTGGTTCAG CTTTCTCCCAACGACAACCTTCTTCTGTGCCAGCCCGTGTCGTCGCCGCTGCCGCTCAG CGGCGCCAGCTTCCTGAAGCTCCTCCAGAACTTGGGTCCGGGCAACGCGTGCACGCTGCTGCTGGCCGTGCTGACGGAGCATAAAGTTCTGCTGCATTCGCTGCGTCCCGACGTCCTGACGGCGGTCAGCGAGGCGCTGGTCTCT ATGACGTTCCCGCTGCGCTGGCTGTGCCCGTACATCCCGCTGTGCCCGCTCCAGATGGCCGAAGTGCTGCTGGCGCCCGTGCCCTTCATCGTGGGCGTGCACTCCAGCTACTTCGACTCGTACGACCCCCCCGCCGACGTGGTCTGCGTCGACCTGGACACCAACGCCGTCTTCCA GTCGGACGACAGGAAGCCGTTGTCGTGGCGCTCGTTACCCCGGAAACCCGGCAAGACCCTCTTCAACACGCTGAGCGAGCTGCACAAGACCCTGGAGCAGA TTTGCTCTCCGGgccaggaggaggcgacgctggAGTTCCTGCTGACGGACTTCGACCAGATGTACCGTCGCCAGAAGCAGCTGGAGCTGGACATCCAGGAGGCTTTCCTGCGCTTCATGAGCTGCCTGCTGCGAGGCTACCGCGCCTTCCTGCTGCCCATCACGCAGGCGCCCTCGGCCACCGCCACCGACTGCAGCTCCCTCTTCAACCTGCAGG GCTTCCTGAAGTCTCGCGAGCGCACCCAGCTGAAGTTCTTCGGGCAGCTGACGCGCACGCAGATGTTCACGCAGTTCATCGAGGAGTGCTCCTTCGTCAGCGACCGCCACGCCTGCCTGGAGTTCTTCGACGAGTGCGTCCAAAAG GTGGACGCGGAGAAGCCGGAGGACGTCCGTCTGGTGGACGTGGACGAGAGTCTCTGCGGCGAGCGCACAGTTTTCATCATGCCGCCTGAGCAGCCCACTCGAGACGACGGATCCGAGTGTCCCGCCCGCTACAG CTACGACACGTTCCCGGCCTTGAGGGCGGAGCTTTTCGACAGGCCGCTGGACCGACTGAGCGTCCCCGCCAAGGGCGGCGCCCCGGGCAGCCCCGCCCCCAGGCGCACCAAACAG GAGCTGAAGGTGGCGCAGCGGCGGGCGCAGAAGTGCTGCGGCTCGCCCGAGCTGTGGTGCAAGTGCCTGCTGGGTCACGTGTACGGCTTGTGGTTCACCTACCTGCCCACCTTCGTGCGGGCGCAGAGCGCCAAGGTGCCCGCCCTACACGCCGCCTACGACGTCCTCAAGCGCATGGAGAGCCGGAAGGTTCTGCTGCCCGACGAG GTGTGTTACAGGATCCTGATGCAGTTGTGCGGCCAGTACGGGCAGCCCGTGCTCGCCGTGCGCGTCCTTCTGGAGATGAAGAAGGCGGGCATCACGCCCAACACCATCACGTACGGCTACTACAACAAG GCGGTGCTGGAGAGCAAATGGCCGTCGACCAATCGGAGCGGACGCTTGCTTTGGGCCAAGCTGAGGAACGCGGTGCTGGCCGTCGCCCTCTTCAGGCGGCCCCTCAAACTGCGAG CCGCGACGGAGGAGCGCGGGCCCCGCCCCCGGCTGCCTCTGATTCGTCAGGCCAGCTGGAGCGGCCTCAGCGAGAGCTCCAGTCACGAATCTCTGACGGGCTCGTTGGCCAAGAGCAGCAGCCTCAGCAGCATCAAGACGCCCGCGCAAC CGGCCAACGCCAGTAACAGGAAGTCGGGGCGCCACGACCGCCTGTCCGCTAAGCCCCCCTCGGCTGCGCCCGCGACGCCCCCGAGCGGCGTCCCGGTCCGTCGCAGCGACATCTGCTTGTCCAGCTTCTACGCGGACGACAACGAAGACGAGGACGACGGAGGATACGACGCGGCGGGAAG AGCGGCGGGCGAGCGCGACGACAGAGTGCCGCCGCCCGGCCGGAGCCTGGCGGGGAGGCTGCAGCGACTCCTGACGCCCACGCGGCAGCGGGCGGGCGCTCGCCGCGCGGCCAGCGCGGAGGAGCGCCGACTCGGAGCTTCGGAGCAGCGACGGTCTCGGGTGGCGGAAACGCTGCCGGCCAAAGAACGCCTCGCCAACGCCAACTCGGAG AGCTCGCTGTCGCCGGCCAGCGACGCGGACTCGGCGGACGGGCCCCGACCGGCGAGGGACTCCTGGGACGTCGGCcgagacggggccgggatcgag GTTTCCATGTCGAGCTGCTCGCGGTGCCGCTCGTGCGGCTTCCTGGTGTACGACGAGGAAATCATGGCCGGGTGGACGCCCGACGACTCCGACCTCAACTCCCGCTGCCCCTTCTGCGGCGCCCCCTTCGTCCCCTTTCTCAACGCCAACATCCGCGACCTCCGACCCCTCGGCGG GGACGCCGAGGGCGAGACGGCCGACGAAGGGCGGACGGCGCCTCCGCCGTGTGACGGCGACGAAGCCGCCACTGACGACGGCGCAGCCGCG GTGGCGGTGGCGTACGTGAGTCCGCTGGTGCtgcggaaggagctggaaagtCTTCTGGACCACGAGGGCGAGGCGGTGCTGGGCCAGCCGCAGTTCCTGGAGAGCCACTGCATCATCTTCTGGAACCTTCTGTGGTTCTTCCAGCGCCTCAGCCTGCCCAGCCACCTGCTGCAGCTGCTGCCCCTCCTCGCCGAGCCCGCCCAG CGGGAGGGCGCCCGCGTGAGGGTGCGGCTCCTGTGGGACACCCTGAGCCCGGACCCCGACTCGTGGCCCCCCCTCTACGTGCTGTGGCGTCTTCACA GCGGCGTGCCCGTGCCGAGGTTCCGGCGGCGCCGCCGCAACCATCCGTTCACGCTGTCCTTCCTGGAGGAGGTCCTGCGCTGCGTGGGCATGAACGAGGTCCACAAGGCCGTCACGCTCTTCCTCGACACCGTCCGCAAGACGCAGCACGCGTCGGCGCCGCCGCTGCGCAG GAGCGTGTACCGAGAGTTCCTGTTCCTGACGCTGGCGGCCATGGGCAACGATCACGCCG CGGCCTTCGACAAGAAGTACAAGGCGGCGTACTCGCGCCTCAGCGGCGTCGTGGGCAAAGAAGAGCTGCGCAGGAATCGGGCGCAGCCGCCCGGCGCCAAGGCCCTCGACTGCAGGCGGGGCTTCCGGCCCCCGCTCCAGTGCTGA